One Mycobacteroides abscessus ATCC 19977 genomic window carries:
- a CDS encoding ferredoxin, which yields MAYRVDVDTDLCQGHAMCELEAPDYFRVPKRGTVEILNNEPPDDARDEIERAVEECPARALFITEK from the coding sequence ATGGCCTACCGGGTCGACGTCGACACCGATCTGTGCCAGGGACACGCCATGTGCGAGCTGGAAGCCCCCGACTACTTCCGTGTGCCCAAGCGCGGCACCGTCGAAATTCTGAACAACGAACCGCCCGACGACGCCCGCGACGAGATCGAGCGAGCGGTCGAGGAATGCCCTGCCAGAGCTTTGTTCATCACCGAAAAATAG